In a single window of the Drosophila subpulchrella strain 33 F10 #4 breed RU33 chromosome X, RU_Dsub_v1.1 Primary Assembly, whole genome shotgun sequence genome:
- the LOC119556438 gene encoding uncharacterized protein LOC119556438, whose protein sequence is MQLNDHWRKIVKTLIFAVLCTEMQTTYTHRDLAAKRGIGLAEMDAIAAATGEDRFRPKMLAPHQASIRLLSQERDYFGKGHICSGALVAPSVVLTVGSCIFSQVKRKHYHPSELRVMLGNPQRFAPHEQGLFFGVTHIHHPPKDLALAILMLEKDVPLDNPHIQPIGLPSPGTTSVLDSESSNLLQISTWGYDADIRELHDLVTLNATHTSCHQQQSKSPRICVQPEATNSTPGQLYMDAGATLTERDRLLGLRSIDGGFEDVATHVEWILAKIGDGGNQNSSIWGILGFLVFTGYVITISSKSFST, encoded by the exons ATGCAGCTCAACGATCATTGGCGAAAGATTGTGAAGACCTTGATCTTTGCGGTTCTATGCACTGAAATGCAAACGA CCTATACCCATCGTGATTTGGCGGCAAAACGTGGCATTGGCCTGGCCGAAATGGATGCCATTGCAGCGGCGACTGGAGAGGATCGATTCCGGCCGAAAATGTTGGCCCCGCACCAGGCATCCATACGATTGTTGTCCCAGGAGCGTGATTACTTTGGCAAGGGGCACATCTGCTCGGGCGCCTTGGTGGCGCCCTCTGTTGTGCTGACCGTCGGTAGCTGCATCTTCAG TCAGGTGAAAAGGAAACACTACCATCCATCAGAACTGCGCGTTATGCTCGGCAACCCCCAGAGATTTGCTCCCCATGAGCAGGGCCTGTTCTTTGGTGTGACCCACATCCATCATCCTCCCAAGGACTTGGCTCTGGCCATTTTGATGCTGGAAAAGGATGTGCCTCTGGATAATCCCCATATCCAACCAATTGGTTTGCCTTCTCCTGGAACCACTTCCGTTTTGGATTCGGAATCCAGTAATCTTCTGCAGATCAGCACTTGGGGCTACGATGCCGATATTCGCGAGCTGCACGATCTGGTGACATTAAATGCCACCCACACATCCTGTCACCAGCAGCAGAGCAAGTCCCCAAGGATTTGTGTCCAGCCGGAGGCCACCAACTCCACTCCTGGCCAGCTTTACATGGATGCAGGTGCCACCCTAACGGAACGGGATCGCCTGCTTGGTCTGAGGAGCATCGATGGGGGATTCGAGGACGTAGCCACCCATGTGGAGTGGATCCTGGCCAAGATTGGAGATGGGGGCAATCAGAACAGCTCCATCTGGGGCATCCTGGGATTCCTAGTATTCACCGGCTACGTAATCACCATAAGCAGCAAGAGCTTTTCGACCTAA